Proteins from one Natrinema salifodinae genomic window:
- a CDS encoding LUD domain-containing protein gives MATRLESFETAVRETTASTIRATPETVEEALSDAIAEPAVGAPLPFDDVAIDDASVPITVDPTREELLAAETGVTGAVLGIASYGSVVLRSTTDVDELAALFPDRHVVLVRERDVVDDMATAFDELAPIFEEEAADAIIATGPSATADMGALVYGAHGPREVHVIVIDESESSASTSGGGR, from the coding sequence ATGGCAACTCGTCTCGAGTCCTTCGAAACTGCCGTCCGGGAAACGACGGCGTCGACGATCCGGGCGACGCCCGAAACCGTCGAGGAGGCGCTGAGCGACGCGATCGCCGAACCGGCCGTCGGTGCACCGCTCCCGTTCGACGACGTCGCGATCGACGACGCGTCGGTACCGATAACGGTCGACCCGACGCGCGAGGAACTGCTCGCGGCCGAGACCGGCGTGACCGGCGCGGTGCTCGGCATCGCGTCGTACGGCTCCGTCGTGCTCCGCTCGACGACCGATGTCGACGAGTTGGCGGCGCTCTTCCCGGATCGCCACGTCGTGCTCGTGCGCGAGCGGGACGTCGTCGACGACATGGCGACGGCGTTCGACGAACTGGCGCCGATTTTCGAAGAGGAGGCCGCCGACGCGATAATCGCGACCGGACCGAGCGCGACCGCGGACATGGGCGCGCTCGTCTACGGGGCGCACGGGCCGCGCGAGGTCCACGTGATCGTCATCGACGAATCGGAATCGTCGGCGTCGACGTCGGGAGGTGGTCGCTGA
- a CDS encoding ParA family protein → MLTYTTYSEAGGVGKTTVGAALLEAHANHGLDVLAIDMDQQNGSLTYLLDVDAPRDDSQADNIVRHLIDRPKGDVEDLIHETEYGFDLLPSHNMLENLEDLLNRAQQMAADLGEGDDFDPYDRLRQVLLESGIPQQYDVIVVDPPATAGPHLYNAVSATRSLVIPVEPTGKGMQSVLGLEELVEGLEDRLEAEIGVLSAVPNGVGRTSDQERYLSEIRERGYPAPVAIRERSSLFEGCWDQQCTPRHYVEEHRDRQRDHEMESLEKIDRLATEIEEVSER, encoded by the coding sequence ATGCTCACGTATACGACGTACTCGGAGGCCGGCGGGGTCGGGAAGACGACCGTCGGCGCGGCGCTGCTCGAGGCCCACGCGAACCACGGCCTCGACGTGCTTGCGATCGACATGGACCAGCAGAACGGATCGCTCACCTACCTCCTCGACGTCGACGCACCTCGGGACGACAGCCAGGCGGACAACATCGTTCGACATCTGATCGATCGGCCAAAAGGCGACGTCGAGGACCTAATCCACGAGACCGAGTACGGATTCGATCTGCTCCCGAGTCACAACATGCTCGAGAACCTCGAGGACCTCCTCAACCGCGCCCAACAGATGGCCGCCGATTTGGGCGAGGGAGACGACTTCGATCCGTACGATCGGCTCCGCCAAGTGCTCCTAGAGTCGGGCATCCCCCAGCAGTACGACGTGATCGTCGTCGACCCGCCGGCAACCGCGGGACCCCACCTCTACAACGCCGTGTCGGCGACGCGGAGCCTGGTGATCCCCGTCGAGCCGACGGGGAAGGGAATGCAGAGCGTCCTCGGCTTAGAGGAACTCGTGGAGGGACTGGAGGACCGACTCGAGGCCGAAATCGGGGTCCTCTCGGCCGTGCCCAACGGCGTCGGTCGGACGTCCGACCAGGAACGGTACCTCTCGGAGATTCGCGAGCGCGGCTACCCCGCACCGGTCGCGATCCGCGAGCGGTCGTCGCTGTTCGAAGGCTGCTGGGACCAGCAGTGCACGCCCCGCCACTATGTCGAGGAACACCGCGACCGACAGCGCGACCACGAGATGGAGTCACTCGAGAAGATCGATCGCCTGGCGACCGAAATCGAAGAGGTGAGCGAACGATGA
- the kdgK1 gene encoding bifunctional 2-dehydro-3-deoxygluconokinase/2-dehydro-3-deoxygalactonokinase: MTESGESGTRSPSLVTFGETMIRFSPSEGTRIETATELEFRSAGAESNVAIAAANLGTSTAWLSKLPDSPLGRKVVRDVRQNGVEPNVAWSDDGRQGAYYLEHGPEPRGIDVIYDRTDAAVTTATVDDLDIDAVRNADVFFTSGITPALSSTLAETTQSLLQTARDAGVTTAFDCNYRSKLWSPSAAREAYESLFESVDLLFVPERDAIDVLEIDGDAAAIATHLRETYGCSTVVVTRGERGALAVDASGTVEQATFDAETVDPIGTGDAFVGGFLAKRSEDGSTAESLRYGAATAALKRTMTGDHAVVTRSEVDALIDRDSGGISR; encoded by the coding sequence ATGACTGAGAGCGGTGAATCCGGGACGCGGTCTCCGTCGCTCGTCACGTTCGGAGAAACGATGATTCGATTCTCCCCGTCCGAGGGAACGCGGATCGAAACCGCGACGGAACTCGAGTTCCGCTCCGCCGGGGCCGAGAGCAACGTCGCGATCGCGGCCGCGAACCTCGGAACGTCGACGGCCTGGCTCTCGAAGCTCCCCGACTCCCCGTTAGGACGGAAGGTCGTTCGGGACGTCCGGCAGAACGGGGTCGAGCCGAACGTTGCGTGGAGCGACGACGGGCGACAGGGGGCGTACTACCTCGAGCACGGCCCCGAGCCGCGGGGAATCGACGTCATCTACGATCGCACCGACGCGGCGGTGACGACCGCGACGGTCGACGACCTCGACATCGACGCGGTCCGAAACGCCGACGTGTTCTTCACGAGCGGAATCACGCCGGCGCTCTCGTCGACGCTCGCGGAGACGACGCAGTCTCTGTTGCAGACGGCGCGGGACGCCGGCGTGACGACGGCGTTTGACTGTAACTACCGGTCGAAACTCTGGTCTCCCTCGGCCGCCCGGGAGGCTTACGAGTCGCTGTTCGAGTCGGTTGATCTCCTCTTCGTCCCCGAGCGCGACGCGATCGACGTCCTCGAGATCGACGGTGACGCGGCGGCGATCGCGACTCACCTGCGGGAGACGTACGGGTGTTCGACCGTCGTCGTCACCCGGGGCGAGCGCGGCGCCCTCGCCGTCGATGCGTCGGGGACCGTCGAACAGGCGACGTTCGACGCCGAGACGGTCGACCCGATCGGTACCGGGGACGCGTTCGTTGGCGGCTTCCTCGCGAAGCGGAGCGAGGACGGATCGACCGCGGAATCGCTCCGATACGGTGCGGCTACCGCCGCGCTGAAGCGGACGATGACGGGCGACCACGCCGTCGTTACTCGCTCGGAGGTCGACGCCCTCATCGACCGCGATAGCGGCGGTATCTCGCGGTAG
- the aceB gene encoding malate synthase AceB — MSIERRHDREFVRTFFTSPTAVKGEDDSAKMLRRAAQLRGMQAPDVWVPDNEDATAPSMRDEGAENIVDVIAEHGADFPGEIHPRIVWHRDSPATRYRCFEHLLEIADPERGAIERIDGFVIPEVGDIDDWKKADEFITIVENEYGLEEGSLAMSVIVESGEAELALADLREEMGKPSNNLERLFLLVDGEVDYTKDMRAITPTGGLPPWDELRHNTSRGASAAGLIAIDGPYDDIRDVEGYHERMTDNQAKGMLGIWSLTPGQVAEANRSPLPPETGSWLLEVNGREVDLSEEDGRYVYDGGDVTLEETGDDQYRLRAGGDERDLDGDELAEELLDLTSYIPSLNDIVDSMEEFEAAKEAGKGAIAMERSATLVIDGVEVEISNDRMWDEATYQAAQTPITLFQDVYENRPDQHEELEELYGDDVVDRAMVVG; from the coding sequence ATGAGTATCGAACGACGGCACGACAGAGAGTTCGTGCGAACTTTCTTTACCTCCCCGACTGCGGTGAAAGGAGAGGACGATTCCGCCAAGATGCTGCGACGGGCGGCCCAGCTCCGGGGCATGCAGGCGCCGGACGTCTGGGTGCCGGACAACGAGGACGCGACGGCACCCTCGATGCGCGACGAAGGGGCCGAGAACATCGTCGACGTGATCGCCGAACACGGCGCCGATTTCCCCGGCGAGATTCACCCCCGCATCGTCTGGCACCGGGACAGTCCCGCGACCCGCTACCGGTGTTTCGAACACCTGCTGGAGATCGCCGATCCCGAGAGGGGCGCGATCGAACGCATCGACGGCTTCGTCATTCCGGAAGTCGGTGACATCGACGACTGGAAGAAGGCCGACGAGTTCATCACCATCGTCGAGAACGAGTACGGCCTCGAGGAAGGGAGCCTGGCCATGTCTGTCATCGTCGAGAGCGGGGAAGCCGAGCTGGCGCTCGCCGACCTCCGCGAAGAGATGGGCAAGCCGTCGAACAACCTCGAACGGCTGTTCCTCCTCGTCGACGGCGAGGTCGACTACACCAAGGACATGCGCGCGATCACCCCCACCGGCGGGCTGCCGCCGTGGGACGAACTGCGCCACAACACCTCCCGCGGTGCCAGCGCCGCCGGTCTCATCGCGATCGACGGCCCCTACGACGACATCCGCGACGTCGAGGGCTACCACGAGCGCATGACCGACAACCAGGCGAAGGGGATGCTCGGCATCTGGTCGCTGACGCCCGGCCAGGTGGCGGAAGCGAACAGGTCGCCGCTGCCGCCCGAGACCGGCAGCTGGCTCCTCGAGGTGAACGGCCGCGAGGTCGACCTCAGCGAGGAGGACGGCCGGTACGTCTACGACGGCGGCGACGTGACGCTCGAAGAGACGGGCGACGATCAGTACAGGCTCCGCGCCGGCGGCGACGAGCGCGACCTCGACGGCGACGAACTGGCCGAGGAACTGCTGGACCTGACGTCCTACATCCCGAGCCTGAACGACATCGTCGACTCGATGGAGGAGTTCGAAGCGGCCAAGGAGGCCGGGAAGGGCGCCATTGCCATGGAACGATCGGCGACTCTGGTCATCGACGGCGTCGAGGTCGAAATCAGCAACGATCGGATGTGGGACGAGGCGACCTACCAGGCGGCCCAGACGCCCATCACCCTGTTTCAGGACGTCTACGAGAACCGTCCGGATCAGCACGAGGAACTCGAGGAACTGTACGGCGACGACGTCGTGGACCGCGCGATGGTCGTCGGATAA
- the dgoD gene encoding galactonate dehydratase has translation MHITEYELFEVPPRWLFLKVTTSDGTVGWGEPVVEGRSKTVKSAVEELLDTYLVGEDPARIEDHWQTMYRGGFYRGGPILMSAIAGIDQALWDIKGKTYGAPVYELLGGAARDRLRVYQWIGGDEPSDVADQARQKVDAGFTALKMNGTPEIERLDSPAAIEAAADRLREVREEVGDEVDIGVDFHGRVSKPMAKRLVAALEPYDPFFIEEPVLPEHLDDLGEVAQHTTVPIATGERLYSRWDFKGLFEDGHVDLIQPDLSHAGGITEVKKIASMAEAYDVAVAPHCPLGPIALASCVQVDACLPNALIQEQSLDIHYNETNDVLDYLADPSVFEYRDGYVDIPDDPGLGIEIDEEYVRDRAGEDVDWHNPVWRHDDGSVAEW, from the coding sequence ATGCACATCACGGAGTACGAGCTGTTTGAGGTACCGCCGCGGTGGCTGTTCCTCAAGGTGACGACGAGCGACGGCACCGTCGGCTGGGGCGAACCGGTCGTCGAGGGCCGATCGAAGACCGTCAAATCGGCGGTCGAGGAGCTGCTGGACACCTATCTCGTCGGCGAGGACCCTGCCCGCATCGAGGACCACTGGCAGACGATGTACCGCGGCGGGTTCTACCGGGGCGGCCCGATCCTGATGTCCGCGATCGCCGGCATCGACCAGGCGCTCTGGGACATCAAGGGGAAGACCTACGGCGCGCCCGTGTACGAACTGCTCGGGGGTGCGGCCCGCGATCGACTACGCGTCTACCAGTGGATCGGCGGGGACGAGCCGTCCGACGTCGCCGACCAGGCGCGACAGAAAGTCGACGCCGGATTCACCGCGCTCAAGATGAACGGGACGCCGGAGATCGAACGACTCGATTCGCCGGCGGCGATCGAGGCCGCCGCCGACCGGCTACGGGAGGTCCGCGAGGAAGTCGGCGACGAAGTCGACATCGGGGTGGACTTCCACGGGCGCGTCTCGAAGCCGATGGCGAAGCGGCTGGTCGCGGCCCTCGAGCCGTACGATCCGTTCTTCATCGAGGAACCGGTCCTCCCGGAACACCTGGACGATCTCGGGGAGGTTGCCCAGCATACGACGGTTCCGATCGCGACGGGCGAACGACTCTACTCTCGGTGGGACTTCAAGGGGCTGTTCGAGGACGGCCACGTCGACCTCATCCAGCCCGACCTGTCGCACGCGGGCGGGATCACCGAGGTGAAGAAGATCGCCTCGATGGCCGAGGCCTACGACGTGGCGGTGGCGCCCCACTGCCCGCTCGGCCCGATCGCGCTGGCGTCGTGCGTGCAGGTCGACGCCTGCCTGCCGAACGCCCTGATCCAGGAACAGAGCCTCGACATCCACTACAACGAGACCAACGACGTGCTCGACTACCTCGCAGATCCGTCCGTCTTCGAGTACCGCGACGGGTACGTCGACATCCCCGACGACCCCGGCCTCGGCATCGAGATCGACGAAGAGTACGTCCGCGACCGGGCCGGCGAGGACGTCGACTGGCACAACCCCGTCTGGCGCCACGACGACGGGAGCGTCGCGGAGTGGTGA